TAGGTTGAAAGATGGTTTCAAGGTGGAGGTAATGGCGCCAGATCCACCGATCATTAAAGGGGTTCAAGTGAAGAAATGTGGCATTCATCTGGTTTTTGAAAATGATGATGATTATATTGGAAATGAAGAACTACTGGATGAGAGCCAACTATCTTTGTCTGCAAAACTAGCCAAGTTCTTCCAGTCAAATGAAGAGGATGGTCATGAGGCCTGTTAAAGTTGAAATTTTAAGTTCAAGCTACCGAGGAAAAGAATAAAGAAGTTCACTAAGCGACTCTAGTTATGTTTCTTTCAttggaaattaattttttagtattatGTTACAGTAAAACTCATTAGTTTCCTTTTTTAAAATGTATTCAAaggttaatattttaaaaagtgtaatagttaattttttattaatttttaacctGTTATaagaaagtttaaaatatttttaatataaaaaatttaattaataaattttttaaaattaataatgtgattaactaataaattttttaaaatattaaaaatattttaatatattttttaaaataaaaaaataagtaaattttatgataccataataataataataataacttaagcaattttttcttctttcatttATCTTTTCATTGGGACAGATGTTCATGTTTACTAGTAGCAGGGTAGAATTTCGCTTTGATCTGTACAGGGCTgagagttttttattttaatggaaaaaaaatgaattaaatcaaactaaaatatttgtttaatttgattatttaatccatttaattaataattttaaaatatttagattttcaatttaatttattaattaattaaaatcatgaaaaaaattcaaacccaaccaccatatatatatatataacatattGAACCCTAATTTCTCTATTTCCTACATCACTTACAGCGGCTTCCCTCCCATGAAGATCAACAATGGTGCTCCTGAGCCACGTGACATCAACCACGAGGATTGATGATCGTCGGCGAGTCCTACACTATCAATCCACCAACGTCAGCGCTCTAATGAACAACATCAATATTTTTGCGTCTTCAGTTTTTATAATTTGTTATCATATAATGTTAAATcgatatattaaaattcaataaaatataataaaaatagttaCAGCCGTTAGtagttttttttcatatttaattatatagaataatatattatatcaaatcacaattaagtattataataattacatttattttatttaaaattaataaaaattaataatcatattaaattattatttataaatttttatcaaatttaatttcaattaatttttctcactaaattataattaaaaaatttatttacatttactaaatttattttatttaaaaaatcaaaataaatattcaatcaAATTATAAATTCTACTATACTTAATTTCTTTTGCTAagttaaatacaaattattaattcaccctatttaaatcatattatatattttaaaattaaaataattatcaatattaatttttttattagatcacaataaaaaatttaacactatgctaatatatatttattaaatttattttattcaaaaatcataataaatattattaattcattgtacctaaaattatcataatttatttcaaattaatttctttaactaaatcaaaattatataaattttcaatataaataataataattattattattacatataaaattataactattaattattttgaggTGATTAActcctaaaaaaattaatcacctCTTTCGTGGTCTTATAACTCGTCCAGCTCTTTAAGGAGCAGATCAACTGCTCTCGTAGTACAGAAGTGAGCTCGGGAAACTCATTGTTCAACACacagaattttaaaatatttttaaattttacataatttaataaataaatcacataaattttatatgatttgataaataaattttaaaatatgcatagtttaaaaaaataattaaaaaagttgaattgcttcttaattttaataaacgTCCTAAGAATATTCAATTAGGAAAACGCGATCTATATCTACATAaatacaataaattatttttaaaagtttgtATTAAGTGGcctgttttatatattttatttttatttttaagttatatttaataatgtcacaaattaatatgtttataataaatgttagttattatttttattattataatttctatcattattattagtatgtgattttttaattttttataatatttttaatataatatattaatttaaaatttaaaaaagtctaaaactaaaaattaattgtatttttaaactaatccataacaaattaatatatatctatCTTTCTAACtataaaatatgagaaaagatatatttaaacttataatatctctttttaattatatttctattattaaaaaatttatatatataattatactttaaaataAGTTGATTAAAAATTCACAAGTGTTACTATTAAATTTACATATTAATCTGTgatatgattattttatgatatgtagtgtaaatatatttataactttttataatttttaactttattttatataaattaatgtatgtgtaataaatataatttattattttttacttactATTAATATATCTATCTTTCatccaactctctctcttttattttcaaatgattttgtGTGTTGAAATTTGACAGCTAATTCAATCATATTAGCTAAATTGAAATTACACAACTAGTCATCTACAGATATCATCTTATTTTTTAtctgaaaaatatttatattatatttgtaaAATCATTCATATAAGTAACCTTCATTGatatactaaattttattaaattattatatataaaggatattataataaaacaaataaatttttcattcaTCACTATTAAAACTTTACgtatgaatttatatttatttactatttaaaatttataattttagatgaaaTGCTGTTTAgggtaaatttatataaaaaaaatattattttataaaataatatcatataataataatataaattttactatCATATTCGCACAATCTATAAACAAACTACTAGTTCTgctaaattttaagaaaaagtaACAGCTTATACAAATctaagatattaaaaaatatgaataaacGTTTTCCTacgttttaatattttttttctaagtttatatattatatttattttattaataatttaaaaacaaaagtCTTCGTGGCAAGCATCCCCTAAGATTATATTAGTATGATGTCGCGCAAAATATTGCCGACCTCTTCCATAAGCATGCAATCGATGAAAGCAGAAACATTGACCATCAAAACTCTGAATTCAGTTAAAAACTACATGAATTAGCGGAGCTGTACAACCTTGACAACCTAAGGATTACTATAATTCAAGGCAACCAAAATTTGAATGGAAAATACATCACAACTAAACTAAGCCACAtctaaaatttacaaaattttctACGATATGGGGTCCAAAAGAATACTTTTGTACAGTGATATAATTTTTGTCCAGTCTAATTCTTTTTGGGCGTCTTTGTTCGTGACTTCGCGCTAGCTCGCCTTGCAACATCCCATGCCTTCTGTGGGGCATATACACCTAGCTGTGAAGCGAAAAATGACTCGTAACCAGGGGAATCAAAAGCAAAGCCAGTGTGTTTAGATATCTCTCGAGGGAGTTGAGCTATGGCGTAGCTTCTTTCCTCTTGTGGTGTTAGCCGGTTCTCTATCTCTATCAATCCTGCCCTGCTGTTGTCATCAGGTTCATGCCTATGAATTTCCTGAACAATTTGATAGTCATAGGGGAAGAACCATGTTTGAACCCTGCATCCACACATAACAAACAACCATAGCATCCCTGCATCAGCAAAATCAACAAAAGGGAAAACAGTTGCTCTTATAATTTGACCATTGATTATCAACACAACCCAAGCTGGCCAAATTTGTTATTCTTTCATAGCAGACAGGCCATACTGTAACacgaaacaaaaagaaatacaGAACGAAAGAAGGCCACCAGCACAGTCAGACAAGACATTGCTAAGAGATTCAAGATGGCTTTTTCTGAACCTTACCCTTGATAAATGAAGTCTCCAAGAAGAGCAACAATGGGAACCAGAAGTACGGTCACGTAGAAATAGAATGTACCCATTAACACGTATATAACAAAAAATACATTCTCCTGCAGCAAAAGTCAAGAACAGGCAAATTAGCAGGAAGATAAATTTGATAGGGGATTTTGGATTAGTCTCCTCCCCCACCCAAAAAAAGGGATGAAAAAGATAGAGAAGGAAGAAAGAGGACTTACCCGAAAAATTGAATAtacaaaaatgaaaataaaccaTGCTAAGATACTTCCTCCAACACTAATATAATGCCACCTTGTAATGGAATTACAGATCATGAGAAGCCGCAAGTTGACTGTGATAACAACACAAGTGAAGGCCATTGTGCTGACATCCCAGAGTCCAAAAATCTTCCCTGATGAATTTTTACCACCAGCACTTGAAATGGTCACAAAGTGATAGAAGATAAGAGACTGGTATACAGAAAAACAAGCCCAAGTCCCTACAACTCTCCACTTGAAGAACACATTTCGAATTCCCTCCTTGTACAGTGCAGGGTACTTCTTTGAAAGGGATGCACTGACGTCCTGGCAGAAACAGTAGCATATTCTGTTTAATTACAAGTGAAACAAAGCATGCAACAGCAAATTGGATATTTGCTCATATGACTGAAATTGCAATAATCAAAATTAGATAGGATATGTTTAATAACTCTTGTAagacactcagatcaaaaaATGTTGGAAGGGATATAGCACCTTGTCAAAAAGCCCAACCATGATCACCGGCAGTGCTGTAAATATGACATTATACAGTGATTGGAACCAATCATCATAGAATCTTTGCCCCGAAAAGCCAGTATGAAAGGTGAACCAAAATTGGGTCAGAGTAAATGTAAGATTCTTGtaaaagaaatatgttatgaccTGCAATAAAGAACAGCCTTAAATGCTATCACCCAAATAAACGCCCACAAAAGGTTCCAAGTTACACAATTCAAACCTTGCATATTCTGAGATATGACCACCGCCCATGCACAAGAAGTAAATCAGCAAGAAAGCGAAACTGGGCAATTGCAAAATCACTAGCCATGACTGCTTGCATCCCTTCTAACCCACTTATTCCAACACCAATATGAGCAGCTTGGATCATGCTAACATCATTAGCACCATCACCAATGCTAAGCGTTATTTTACGTGCCCCTTTCTTGACCAGACTAGTCACCTGCAAAACAAATACAAAAGTCTAAGCATTGGAATATGCATttcatttttgttgttgttattattattattattatcatctcAAGGGATGCATTTCCATACCTAGCTCTCCAATCTTTATAGGCAAAACAAAATAAGACCAAGGACTGGCATTCTACAACTGAAGAATGTAGAGTCGTAACAGCATTTTAGAAGACATCTCATGATGCTGCTTTTTCTTAGTGCAATAAAATAATAGGACTTATACCAAAGCATAGAAAGCACAGGGAAAATATAGAAGAGGCCAAAGTCAAAGAGTAGCACAATGATGTGTTTTCCAACATCCAAAGAAGCTCAGCAAGCCCTACACTTTATATGATTTTCTTCTTTATAGTGACTGAATAAAAGCCATTAAGGACTACCAAAAAAATTGCAAATCATGAACTTTAAACCAAGAAAATCAAATAGAGTGCATTATATAGTTTCTACAAAATATAACACAACATGAACATTAACAAAGAACTGCTCCTTATACCAAAAGGATAATAAAGTAGCAACTAGCAACCCTCTTTGTATAAAAACTCAACTCAGGTCAGCCACACAAGTAGCCGCTAATCACATGTATCCTTCTCCTCCTGCTCAATTTAGATATTTTACAAGAATAAACTCACTGAACCAACCAAATATGTAGAAAGActaattgaagaaaaaaagaattcttatttatctttcTAAATATggtcaaaattcaaaaaagcttctacatttttatttttgctgTGTTTGTTATTCTTGgtcaaataaataaatcctCTATGACAAAAATTACCTGCGCTTTCTGTAAAGGAGAAACCCGGCAGCAAACAACTGAACTACAATTCAAGCTCAAATTTAGCAGCATTACTCGTAAACTTGGATCCAAGGCATACATCAGACACTTCCCATCTATAACAAGTGCTAACTTTGGACCAGATACAGTGCTCAAACACTGTTGGGCTTCCTCAAGGCACTTCTTCAGTTCTTTTTTCACTTCTTCCTTGATAAAACGTGCAATTTCCACTTGGTCACCCTGACAAGagaattaatattattgaaaaatagtttaaaatacAATGTGGTAGATTCTAAATTACATCCATCTAGCAATAAACAGGCCAAGAATGCAGTTTACCCTGTCTTCCACTTCTCTGATCGCATCAGTTTCTGAACTGATAATAAATTGTTTCATCTGATTGTTAATTAAGTTGCAAGCTGCAGCAAATAATAGCCAGAGAGAAGATCCAGAAAATGAAAACATAGaaacaaaaaatatatgtaaCATATAGTTCATGGGAGAGACGGTAACAGGTTATATTAAATAATGACTCACCATAAGCTATATTTATTGCTGTTTCCATTTTGTCCCCTGTTAACACCCAAATCTTGATTCCAGCTCTAGAAAGAGTCTCAATACAATCTGGTACTCCTTCTTGCAGCTTGTCTTCTATAGCAGTGGTACCAATCAAAATGAGTTCCTTTTCTATTAGCTCTGCTACCTGCACAAGTTTCGGTATTTTCCTGAGATGATGACTAGCATCAACTAAAGCAATTTTTagaaaagcaaaagatgaaaaaTCAAATACACTCTAATAACATGACTTCATCAGTATTCTATCATATTCCACTATGATTTCACAGCAGTTTGTAATGTCATAATCTTCGCACTTCTGATTTCTAATACTTTTATTAACATCTAAGGATAGACACTCAGATATTTTACAAGAATATCTGTATATAGAAGTAACCAACTTCTGCCCAATATCCTAAACTGTCACTTCATTAACTAGAGTAAAATAATAAAGCATAAAACCAACATAAACTTTCATAGATATGAGTAGGACATTAAAAGAATTCCCACAAAAGAGTAAACAATAAGCTGCTTATGGAAAAGACCAAATTCACAAAATTCTGTAACAGAACTTGAAACCTTTCACATACAAAAGCAAAAGCATATAATAGACATTCAACTAAAACCTTTTATTAAGGATTAATCAATTTTATGCATCTTAATGAAGATGAATAGTTAAATCTGTTAATCACAAAAACCAAGTTAAGACATACCTCATCCAACTTCTTTTCACGGTCTCTAAGAGAAGATTTAGCCTGGATAAACTTCTCATTCCAGCTTTCATAAATTTCAGGACTTAAATCTCTATAGGCTAGGCAAAGGGTACGTAATCCAGCAGATCCAAATTGTTCCAAGTGTCCTCtggttattttctttaaatcatCATTTCCATCAGCCAATCTCTCATAAATTACAGTATCAGCACCCTGTAAAACAAGTTTCTAGCCATTGTATCACTTCAAAAAATAATCCACACGAGAAgccacaaaaaaataaaataccttGCAGTATAATACAAGTCTGCCATCAGGATATCTACAAACAACAGACTGGCGTTTCCGTGTGCTATAGCAAAAGGAAATATTACGATATAAGTGATATCAATCATGAACTCAAATGAAATACTGGAGCGAGATAGATTAGTTCCCACCTGTTGAACTCAAGAACATTCAGAATTTCATAACCCACATCCTGAATTTTACCCATTTTATCTACATGAGATTCACGAACATATATCGTTGTAGGGGTTCGCCTGAAAAAAATTAGTCAACTCAACAGGTATACAGAGACTTCAATGCAAAACTTTCTATCAGATCAACAACATTTTCTAAATCTGTAGAATCATTTTTTCCATACGAAAACCCAAGCAACAAAACTTCAAAATaagcaaaagaaaaagtaaGGCCTATAAAGTACTCCAGATCAAACCTGTAAAAGAAAAAACCAAAATTCTTTGCAGCAGTAACCAAAGCAGCCTCATCTGGTGATGCAGCCTGATATGTGATTTTCTCTGGAGATTCATCACCTTCAGGAAGTACCGTATGACAAATAGCGAGGCATCTGAAAAATTCCTACACAAAGAAAAAACCAAAAACTTGATAAAGGATACTGATTACTGATCAATCAGGTTTACATGCAAGGTTTCAAACAACAGAAAACTTTTGCTAAGTCCACTTCAGCCAAAAGTTAACATTATCATTCATAGATGTCAAGGACGGTGATTAAATGATATCCTCAAGGTTAAAGCCATTATGTCAAAGAAAAGAAGACTGAGACACAAATACCACAGAGAAAAACTCCTGGTTATGGTTGTGGCAGATTTAAGGAGCCAAAGCCAGGATTCCAATAACAGAAAATAATGAGTCAATGTTATAACATTTAGCCATCACCACTCCCTGAAGAAACCAGAGAAGAAATGAAATAATATCCATCATTTTCATGAAAATTTGCCAGCCGCATGCTTATATGCTTATCTTGCATAAGCGCGGAATAATCAGTATCTCAAAATAGCGTCAGGCTACAATTTATTTACAAGAAAACATCTCAAAAATATTCCACCTGTAACTTattaaataaacaatgaaaatatcCACTATAATGAATGATTGTTGGCAAACTGTGCCAATACCATCCTCAAAATCTTGTATTCAGTTACAAAATACATGAAGCCTCAAAGGCATTCCTACCAAGCAGCAACAGTTACATGCTCtaacatttatataaataaacacAACCAAAAAGTTAAGACAAAGCTAGTGAAAAAAAAAGGTACACTGCATGATTTTAGGATATTCCATTCTAATCCTGGATAAAGTAGCACACCTTGCATGCGTCAGGATCAGGCTCATTCCTCCAAGCTCCTCGCATTAGCCTAGAATCATCGAAATTAAACCCTTTCTCATGTATTGCACTAACTGATTTATGCACCTGCAAGAAGTTCAATTTTACTTGAATTCTCCAGCAATTTACagattttgaaaaagaaaaagtaatagCAATAAAATATCTTAACTCGAACAACATTTTTCAAAAACTGAAAGCAACACATACTTCATGAACTTGCATGCCACTTCGCAGTGCTCCTCCCTGCTCTATTTCAGTGATACCACACCCATAAACCTCTCCTCCAATTGAACATTTAAAGAACTCCATTAAATTTCTAGTTAATGTCCCAGTTTTATCAGAAAATATATATTCCACCTGACAAAACAGCAGTTGAAAGAAGTTAACATGGCAAGTAGTATGAAGCAACAAATAAAAAGGGAATTCAACACTAGCACTCATCTGCTACTGTATAATGCATACAGCACTACGTCAAAAGGTCAGTGTGGCAAGCTTACATATGATAAATTATCCCTGTGGCATTAAATTACCTGTCCAAGTTCCTCGTTCAAATTGGAAGTCCTAGCCAATGCAGCAGTGTTGGTTTCAGCATGATACATATGTAGATCCTTGTTGATAAATTGGGTGCACTGAATAAATTTGatcatctgaaaaaaaaaaaatagaacattATTAAAAGAGTAGTATTTAACAAGAAAATCACAGCTATGTTATAGCATGCATACAATATTGGCCAAGATACCTACCTCAATGGAAACATATAATGAGATAGGAATTATTGTTGAGTATAAGGTGATAAGTGTAAACAAAGTCAGAGCAGCAACCTATAAAACCCATAGagattataaaaaaagaaataataaagaaatatcAAAACAGAAGATTAAACTATAGGCAGGACATATTACCGCAAACTGGTTGTTAGGGTTAAACTCCGTTGGCGCACCTTCATCAAGTCCCAGGTAGTAGTACTTACGATTAATGAATATACCACTGGAGAGTTCCATGCACCAGAAAACATTATACATAGGTGAATCATGAACAAAGAAGATGATGATTAAAATGATAAatgaaaacataaaaagaagaaaaggttaTGAATCTGATAAATTTGCAGGCTGGTCAATATCCCACCTGGCTATGGCTCCAATCAGGCACATAAAGAAAAGAGATCCAAAAAGGGTCAGTATAAGCTTGTCAAGTTTTCTCTCCAGTGTACTCCTCTTGGAAGGAACATTCATAGAGTTCATCATAACCTGTAATTGAATCcaaaatccataaaacaacaGCTACTTGCCATGGTAGACTGACTGTGACAATCATGGAGCATAAAAGTAAATACCAAAAGGTCAACAATTATATGAATAGCTTCTTGTAGCAAATTTACCGTCCAACAGTATTGAAAAGAAACAGAATACAGTCAGCATTGTAAACAATTCTGGGGGCTTAATTATCATTCACCAAGGAATAATTGATCACAAATGAGGGAACTGATAATACATTTATACAAACTAAAGACAACATATGGACAAGAAGCATTGGTTCCAATATGAATTACATAACAAATTAGAATGACAACCTTTGTTTCATGGCCCGAGAAAATAACAGTCCCAACAATGTACTCTGTGTTCCTGAGACTACATCCCTGCGGAAAACATGTTGCCAGAGTGAACAAGCAAATCCAAACTCAGGTTCATAGCAGAAGTGCAACAAGCCGGGATCATAAAAACAGAACTGACACAATATAAAGAATTTtccctcttttcttctttttggatGAAAGAATGCTATTACCAAGAATCAGTTAGTTTCTCCATTCTGATTTCTAATCATTAATGTCTGAGTAGAAGAAAAGAGGAATACAGATAAATTAATTGCTCATTGCAAAGGAATGAAAGTCCAAGCATACTCTTAAAAGTAGTTGGTTGGGAGTGAGAGGTAAAGTTTGCTTTTGGATTACAAGATTGCCAGTGAAAGTGTACAGCGAATTGTTTGGTTGCTCGCACTGCACTTCACCTGCAATatcaaaaagaaattattattacAAGGTAACAGAAAAACTATAATATGATTATTTGGTTTTGCAATAAGAGAAAGATGGAACTGTTAAACTTGAGAATTCTTCTGTTTTATGTGAACCATTATATATTTGTAAGCAAATAACAACTAAAGGTGCCCTGTTGCATTATAAGT
The sequence above is a segment of the Manihot esculenta cultivar AM560-2 chromosome 5, M.esculenta_v8, whole genome shotgun sequence genome. Coding sequences within it:
- the LOC110615209 gene encoding phospholipid-transporting ATPase 3 isoform X1, with the translated sequence MSGGWERVTSSRSRLSRDVSLTGRSSTTRTVRLGRVQPQAPSHRTIHCNDREANLPVRFQGNSISTTKYNFFTFVPKGLFEQFRRVANCYFLFISILSMTPISPVNPVTNVVPLSLVLLVSLIKEAFEDWKRFQNDMVINNSPVEVLQDQKWATVPWKKLQVGDIVRVKQDGFFPADLLFLASTNPDGVCYIETANLDGETNLKIRKALERTWDYLTPEKAAEFKGEVQCEQPNNSLYTFTGNLVIQKQTLPLTPNQLLLRGCSLRNTEYIVGTVIFSGHETKVMMNSMNVPSKRSTLERKLDKLILTLFGSLFFMCLIGAIASGIFINRKYYYLGLDEGAPTEFNPNNQFAVAALTLFTLITLYSTIIPISLYVSIEMIKFIQCTQFINKDLHMYHAETNTAALARTSNLNEELGQVEYIFSDKTGTLTRNLMEFFKCSIGGEVYGCGITEIEQGGALRSGMQVHEVHKSVSAIHEKGFNFDDSRLMRGAWRNEPDPDACKEFFRCLAICHTVLPEGDESPEKITYQAASPDEAALVTAAKNFGFFFYRRTPTTIYVRESHVDKMGKIQDVGYEILNVLEFNSTRKRQSVVCRYPDGRLVLYCKGADTVIYERLADGNDDLKKITRGHLEQFGSAGLRTLCLAYRDLSPEIYESWNEKFIQAKSSLRDREKKLDEVAELIEKELILIGTTAIEDKLQEGVPDCIETLSRAGIKIWVLTGDKMETAINIAYACNLINNQMKQFIISSETDAIREVEDRGDQVEIARFIKEEVKKELKKCLEEAQQCLSTVSGPKLALVIDGKCLMYALDPSLRVMLLNLSLNCSSVVCCRVSPLQKAQVTSLVKKGARKITLSIGDGANDVSMIQAAHIGVGISGLEGMQAVMASDFAIAQFRFLADLLLVHGRWSYLRICKVITYFFYKNLTFTLTQFWFTFHTGFSGQRFYDDWFQSLYNVIFTALPVIMVGLFDKDVSASLSKKYPALYKEGIRNVFFKWRVVGTWACFSVYQSLIFYHFVTISSAGGKNSSGKIFGLWDVSTMAFTCVVITVNLRLLMICNSITRWHYISVGGSILAWFIFIFVYSIFRENVFFVIYVLMGTFYFYVTVLLVPIVALLGDFIYQGVQTWFFPYDYQIVQEIHRHEPDDNSRAGLIEIENRLTPQEERSYAIAQLPREISKHTGFAFDSPGYESFFASQLGVYAPQKAWDVARRASAKSRTKTPKKN
- the LOC110615209 gene encoding phospholipid-transporting ATPase 3 isoform X2, which gives rise to MVINNSPVEVLQDQKWATVPWKKLQVGDIVRVKQDGFFPADLLFLASTNPDGVCYIETANLDGETNLKIRKALERTWDYLTPEKAAEFKGEVQCEQPNNSLYTFTGNLVIQKQTLPLTPNQLLLRGCSLRNTEYIVGTVIFSGHETKVMMNSMNVPSKRSTLERKLDKLILTLFGSLFFMCLIGAIASGIFINRKYYYLGLDEGAPTEFNPNNQFAVAALTLFTLITLYSTIIPISLYVSIEMIKFIQCTQFINKDLHMYHAETNTAALARTSNLNEELGQVEYIFSDKTGTLTRNLMEFFKCSIGGEVYGCGITEIEQGGALRSGMQVHEVHKSVSAIHEKGFNFDDSRLMRGAWRNEPDPDACKEFFRCLAICHTVLPEGDESPEKITYQAASPDEAALVTAAKNFGFFFYRRTPTTIYVRESHVDKMGKIQDVGYEILNVLEFNSTRKRQSVVCRYPDGRLVLYCKGADTVIYERLADGNDDLKKITRGHLEQFGSAGLRTLCLAYRDLSPEIYESWNEKFIQAKSSLRDREKKLDEVAELIEKELILIGTTAIEDKLQEGVPDCIETLSRAGIKIWVLTGDKMETAINIAYACNLINNQMKQFIISSETDAIREVEDRGDQVEIARFIKEEVKKELKKCLEEAQQCLSTVSGPKLALVIDGKCLMYALDPSLRVMLLNLSLNCSSVVCCRVSPLQKAQVTSLVKKGARKITLSIGDGANDVSMIQAAHIGVGISGLEGMQAVMASDFAIAQFRFLADLLLVHGRWSYLRICKVITYFFYKNLTFTLTQFWFTFHTGFSGQRFYDDWFQSLYNVIFTALPVIMVGLFDKDVSASLSKKYPALYKEGIRNVFFKWRVVGTWACFSVYQSLIFYHFVTISSAGGKNSSGKIFGLWDVSTMAFTCVVITVNLRLLMICNSITRWHYISVGGSILAWFIFIFVYSIFRENVFFVIYVLMGTFYFYVTVLLVPIVALLGDFIYQGVQTWFFPYDYQIVQEIHRHEPDDNSRAGLIEIENRLTPQEERSYAIAQLPREISKHTGFAFDSPGYESFFASQLGVYAPQKAWDVARRASAKSRTKTPKKN